A section of the Alkalihalobacillus sp. LMS39 genome encodes:
- the rplT gene encoding 50S ribosomal protein L20, translating to MPRVKGGYVARRRRNKVLKLAKGYHGSKHRLFKTAQNQVMKSLLYAYRDRRQKKRDFRKLWITRINAAARTNGLSYSRMMHGLKVAGINVNRKILADLAVNDEKAFADLAAKAKSSLNA from the coding sequence ATGCCAAGAGTTAAAGGCGGATATGTTGCTCGTCGTCGTCGTAATAAAGTATTAAAGTTAGCTAAGGGGTATCACGGTTCTAAACACCGTTTATTTAAAACAGCTCAAAATCAGGTAATGAAGTCATTACTTTATGCTTACCGTGACCGTCGTCAGAAAAAACGTGATTTCAGAAAGCTTTGGATTACACGTATTAATGCTGCTGCACGTACGAATGGTCTTTCATACAGCCGTATGATGCATGGGCTAAAAGTAGCTGGAATTAACGTAAACCGTAAAATTCTTGCTGACTTAGCTGTCAATGATGAAAAAGCATTTGCTGACTTAGCAGCAAAAGCAAAATCAAGCTTAAATGCATAA
- a CDS encoding DUF1294 domain-containing protein translates to MVILYLVIMNLLGFYLMALDKKKAKRQQYRIPEKTLIVTAILGGSIGIWLGMKQWRHKTKHTLFRVGVPLILFGQVVLGIVYFYL, encoded by the coding sequence ATGGTCATCCTCTATTTAGTTATTATGAATCTACTTGGGTTTTATTTGATGGCACTTGATAAGAAAAAGGCAAAGCGGCAACAGTACCGGATTCCCGAAAAAACACTAATTGTTACGGCCATCCTTGGAGGTTCAATCGGAATTTGGCTCGGTATGAAGCAATGGCGCCATAAAACGAAGCATACATTATTTCGTGTCGGTGTTCCATTAATTTTGTTCGGACAAGTCGTGTTAGGCATTGTATATTTTTATTTATAA
- a CDS encoding RNA methyltransferase, giving the protein MNRIESVKNTKIKNWKKLHTKKGRTQSGQFFIEGVHLIEEALQSTIEIEELVVEESFSFPSEWDVDNLSITYVTSQVMKELSETETPQGIAAVCKQIENKKKVSRGMFLLIDGVQDPGNVGTLIRTADAVGVTAVILGEGTADMYNSKVIRATQGSLFHIPIFKENLSEIVLACKQEGIPVYGTALENASVYSKATPSEEFALIVGNEGEGVSKIVLEQTDQNLYIPIFGRAESLNVSVATGVLLYHLRKN; this is encoded by the coding sequence ATGAATCGAATTGAATCTGTCAAAAATACGAAAATAAAAAACTGGAAAAAACTTCATACGAAAAAAGGACGTACTCAAAGTGGACAATTTTTCATCGAAGGCGTTCATTTAATCGAAGAAGCGCTTCAATCTACGATAGAAATTGAAGAATTAGTCGTAGAAGAGTCATTTTCCTTTCCAAGTGAATGGGATGTTGATAATCTTTCTATCACGTATGTGACAAGTCAAGTGATGAAAGAATTGTCTGAAACAGAGACACCCCAAGGAATTGCTGCGGTTTGCAAACAAATAGAAAACAAGAAGAAGGTCAGTCGAGGTATGTTTCTCCTCATCGATGGTGTTCAAGACCCAGGTAATGTAGGAACATTAATTCGTACAGCCGATGCTGTCGGTGTTACGGCGGTCATTCTAGGAGAAGGAACTGCTGATATGTACAATAGTAAAGTGATTCGTGCAACACAAGGGTCTCTTTTTCATATTCCTATTTTTAAAGAAAATCTTTCTGAAATTGTCTTGGCATGTAAACAAGAAGGAATCCCTGTATATGGAACAGCACTAGAAAATGCATCTGTTTACTCAAAAGCTACACCTAGTGAAGAGTTTGCATTGATTGTCGGTAACGAAGGAGAAGGGGTTAGTAAAATAGTGTTAGAGCAAACTGACCAAAATTTATATATCCCAATTTTTGGACGAGCTGAATCGTTAAATGTTAGTGTTGCGACAGGAGTCCTATTGTATCATTTACGAAAAAATTAA
- the rpmI gene encoding 50S ribosomal protein L35: MPKMKTHRGAAKRFKKTGSGKLKRSHAFTSHLFANKSQKQKRKLRKAGMVHSGDFKRIRAMLTYKK, from the coding sequence ATGCCTAAAATGAAAACACATAGAGGTGCGGCAAAGCGCTTTAAAAAGACTGGTTCTGGAAAATTAAAAAGATCTCATGCTTTTACAAGTCACTTATTTGCTAACAAATCTCAAAAACAAAAACGTAAATTACGTAAAGCGGGTATGGTTCACTCTGGTGATTTCAAACGTATCAGAGCAATGTTAACGTACAAAAAATAA
- the infC gene encoding translation initiation factor IF-3 has translation MMVNESIRAREVRLIGANGDQVGVKTKQEALEMAQNANLDLVMVAPTAKPPVCRIMDYGKFRYEQQKKDKEARKNQKITAVKEVRFSPTIEDHDFNTKLRNARKFLSKGDKVKAAIRFRGRAITHSEIGKVVLERLATECDDIAVVESKPKMEGRSMFLILAPKTEK, from the coding sequence ATGATGGTAAACGAGAGCATTCGCGCTCGTGAAGTTCGTCTCATTGGTGCTAATGGTGATCAGGTTGGAGTTAAGACAAAACAAGAAGCGTTAGAAATGGCTCAAAATGCAAATCTTGATTTGGTTATGGTTGCACCGACAGCTAAACCGCCAGTTTGTCGAATCATGGACTATGGAAAGTTCAGATATGAACAACAAAAGAAAGATAAAGAAGCCCGTAAAAATCAAAAGATTACAGCCGTTAAGGAAGTTCGCTTCAGTCCGACGATTGAAGATCATGATTTTAATACGAAACTTCGTAATGCACGAAAATTTCTTTCAAAAGGCGATAAAGTAAAAGCGGCAATCCGTTTCCGAGGACGTGCCATTACTCACTCTGAAATTGGGAAAGTAGTGTTGGAGCGATTAGCAACGGAATGTGATGATATTGCAGTTGTTGAATCGAAGCCAAAAATGGAAGGCCGAAGCATGTTTTTAATCCTAGCCCCTAAAACTGAAAAGTAA
- a CDS encoding sigma-w pathway protein ysdB — translation MVILFRLLIIVAVIILMYSVIKYFVDPKRKLELAHDKKQFYFHDDKTNVRKNFLLTYKGVLFEGEKYLGTTDMAFEIVSIVIWPKQSERLQGLDREDFHVIEQEIYIHYPNATIEWKSPVKEFLRSEK, via the coding sequence ATGGTTATACTTTTTCGGTTACTTATCATTGTTGCCGTTATTATTTTAATGTATAGTGTCATTAAATATTTTGTTGACCCTAAACGAAAATTAGAACTAGCTCACGATAAAAAGCAATTTTACTTTCATGATGATAAAACAAATGTCCGCAAAAACTTTTTGCTCACATATAAAGGTGTTTTGTTTGAAGGAGAGAAATATTTAGGTACGACAGATATGGCGTTTGAAATTGTCTCCATTGTCATTTGGCCGAAACAATCAGAACGTCTTCAAGGATTAGATCGTGAAGATTTTCATGTAATTGAACAAGAAATTTATATTCATTATCCAAATGCTACTATTGAATGGAAAAGTCCCGTAAAAGAATTTCTTCGTAGTGAAAAATAA
- a CDS encoding dUTP diphosphatase, which translates to MKLQTLFSLQKQLDDRIMKEHHLTGQNVVAEKMLALQVELGELANETRCFKYWSVKPPAPQHVILEEYVDGIHFILSIGLDCDYTSVNIEMEATERPIVTLFQQVFDDITTFNQNTSQETYKQLFQTYLQLGQALGFTEEAIEKAYLQKNEVNHQRQDEGY; encoded by the coding sequence TTGAAGTTACAAACATTATTTTCCTTACAAAAACAGTTGGATGATCGAATCATGAAAGAGCATCATTTAACAGGGCAAAATGTTGTCGCAGAAAAAATGCTCGCCCTTCAAGTTGAACTTGGGGAATTAGCAAATGAAACGAGATGTTTTAAATATTGGAGTGTAAAACCACCCGCTCCCCAGCATGTCATTTTAGAAGAATATGTTGATGGTATTCATTTTATCTTATCAATTGGATTAGATTGTGACTATACATCGGTTAACATTGAAATGGAGGCTACAGAAAGACCTATTGTCACTTTGTTTCAACAAGTGTTTGATGATATTACTACATTTAATCAAAACACTAGTCAAGAAACATATAAACAACTGTTTCAAACGTATTTACAATTAGGACAAGCATTAGGATTCACAGAAGAAGCGATTGAAAAAGCTTATTTACAAAAAAATGAAGTGAACCACCAACGCCAAGACGAGGGATATTAA
- a CDS encoding M42 family metallopeptidase: MAKLDETLQMLKDLTDANGIPGNEKEPRDVMKKYIEPLADKVYTDGLGSLIAEKVGKANGPKIMIAGHLDEIGFMVTHIDDNGFLKFQTVGGWWEQVMLAQRVTVMTKDGNIPGVIGSKPPHILTPEVRKKSVDKKDMFIDIGASSKEEAMEFGVRPGDSIVPVCDFTVMKNEKYLMAKAWDNRIGCAIAIEVLRQLKGQNHPNIVYGVGTVQEEVGLRGARTAAHLIQPDIGFGVDVGIAGDTPGVTEKEALAKMGKGPQVLMYDASMVSHKGLREFVTNTAEENNIPYQFDYVAGGGTDSGAIHLTANGVPSLSITIATRYIHTHAAILHRDDFENAVKLIVEVIKKLDADTVKTITFD; the protein is encoded by the coding sequence ATGGCAAAATTAGACGAAACATTGCAAATGTTAAAAGATTTAACAGATGCAAATGGTATTCCAGGAAATGAAAAAGAACCACGAGATGTTATGAAAAAGTACATTGAGCCGTTAGCGGACAAGGTTTATACAGATGGACTTGGTAGCTTAATTGCAGAAAAAGTTGGAAAGGCTAACGGACCAAAAATTATGATTGCTGGTCATTTAGATGAAATTGGATTTATGGTGACTCACATCGATGATAATGGCTTTCTTAAGTTTCAAACCGTTGGTGGCTGGTGGGAACAAGTGATGCTTGCTCAACGCGTAACCGTTATGACGAAAGACGGAAACATTCCAGGTGTCATTGGTTCAAAGCCTCCACATATTTTAACACCGGAAGTTCGTAAAAAATCAGTAGACAAAAAAGATATGTTTATTGATATTGGTGCTTCAAGTAAAGAAGAAGCGATGGAATTTGGTGTGCGTCCAGGAGATTCAATTGTTCCTGTTTGTGATTTCACTGTGATGAAAAACGAAAAATATTTGATGGCGAAAGCATGGGACAACCGAATTGGCTGTGCAATTGCAATTGAAGTGTTGCGTCAACTCAAAGGGCAAAACCATCCAAACATCGTCTATGGTGTTGGTACCGTTCAAGAAGAAGTTGGACTACGAGGAGCTCGTACAGCGGCACATCTTATTCAACCCGATATTGGATTTGGAGTCGATGTTGGAATTGCTGGTGATACACCAGGTGTAACTGAAAAAGAAGCCCTTGCAAAAATGGGTAAAGGGCCACAAGTATTAATGTATGATGCTTCAATGGTATCTCATAAAGGGTTACGTGAGTTTGTAACGAATACAGCGGAAGAAAACAATATTCCTTACCAATTTGATTATGTGGCTGGTGGAGGAACAGATTCAGGTGCGATTCACTTAACAGCAAATGGTGTTCCATCGTTATCGATTACAATTGCGACAAGATATATTCATACTCATGCTGCGATTTTACACCGCGATGATTTTGAAAATGCAGTAAAATTAATTGTAGAAGTGATAAAAAAATTAGATGCAGATACGGTAAAGACAATTACATTTGATTAA
- the pheS gene encoding phenylalanine--tRNA ligase subunit alpha, translating into MKERLEQLQAEALVKVEQAQDSKALQEVRVAYLGKKGPITEVLRGMGKLSAEERPLIGQMANDVRAAITEKLEEKEAQLQKAEIEKRLAEESIDVTLPGRPVQAGTRHPLTAVVEHVEDVFIGLGFEIAEGPEVETDYYNFEALNLPKDHPARDMQDSFYITNELLLRTHTSPVQARTMEKYKGQGPVKIICPGKVFRRDDDDATHSHQFMQIEGLYIDENVRMSDLKGVLETFAKKFFGEERSIRLRPSFFPFTEPSVEVDVSCGMCKGKGCRVCKHTGWIEVLGAGMVHPNVLEMGGFDSKRYSGFAFGMGVERLAMLKHDIDDIRHFYTNDLRFLTQFTRG; encoded by the coding sequence ATGAAAGAACGGTTAGAACAATTGCAAGCTGAGGCGCTTGTAAAAGTAGAACAAGCCCAAGATAGTAAAGCTCTACAAGAAGTCCGTGTAGCCTACTTAGGAAAAAAAGGACCGATTACAGAAGTATTACGAGGAATGGGAAAGTTATCAGCAGAAGAGCGCCCACTTATTGGACAAATGGCGAACGATGTCCGAGCAGCAATAACGGAAAAGCTTGAAGAAAAAGAAGCACAGCTACAAAAAGCAGAAATTGAAAAGAGATTAGCTGAAGAAAGTATTGATGTGACATTACCAGGAAGACCTGTACAAGCAGGAACACGCCATCCGTTAACAGCGGTTGTCGAACATGTAGAAGATGTCTTTATCGGATTAGGTTTTGAAATTGCAGAAGGGCCTGAAGTAGAAACGGATTATTATAATTTCGAAGCGTTAAATTTACCAAAAGATCATCCTGCTCGTGATATGCAAGATTCATTTTATATTACAAATGAACTATTGCTTCGCACTCATACCTCTCCTGTTCAAGCAAGAACAATGGAAAAGTATAAAGGCCAAGGTCCGGTCAAAATTATTTGTCCAGGAAAAGTATTTCGGCGAGATGATGATGATGCAACGCACTCCCATCAATTTATGCAAATAGAAGGATTGTACATAGATGAAAATGTTCGCATGAGTGATTTAAAAGGAGTTCTTGAAACATTTGCCAAAAAGTTCTTTGGAGAAGAACGAAGCATTCGATTGCGTCCAAGCTTTTTCCCATTTACAGAACCTTCTGTTGAAGTGGATGTATCTTGTGGAATGTGTAAAGGAAAAGGCTGTCGTGTATGTAAACATACAGGATGGATCGAAGTTCTTGGTGCAGGAATGGTGCATCCGAATGTTCTTGAAATGGGTGGTTTCGATTCAAAACGTTATAGTGGATTTGCGTTTGGTATGGGTGTGGAACGATTAGCAATGTTAAAGCATGATATTGATGATATTCGCCACTTCTATACAAATGATTTACGGTTTTTAACGCAATTTACGAGAGGTTAA
- the sspI gene encoding small acid-soluble spore protein SspI yields MSFNLRSAILANVSGNSESEIEATITEAIQSGEEKMLPGLGVLFEVYWSHATTEQKNEVISQITSGLQR; encoded by the coding sequence ATGAGTTTTAATTTACGTAGTGCCATTTTAGCAAATGTAAGCGGGAATAGTGAAAGTGAAATTGAGGCAACAATTACTGAAGCGATTCAAAGTGGAGAAGAAAAAATGCTTCCTGGTTTAGGGGTTTTGTTTGAAGTATATTGGAGCCATGCTACGACAGAGCAAAAAAATGAAGTTATCTCCCAAATCACATCAGGATTACAGCGATAA
- a CDS encoding VTT domain-containing protein — protein sequence MNLSLEQILLSIENSGWLAPVFFILFHVFRQVLFIPVLLVCLVGGYLFGIIPGTIYSVIGMTAVSFTFYFVVHAFPKLLTGLRKVKTRWLGEQTNSLHLSQLMIIRLMPFIHFHLTSLYLIETTKSKQEYMKLSFYTCIPAAFTFTAFGHVIRELPPIVAVSILVVLGLVFYLIGRRDVIGKWSERVMAKSSQ from the coding sequence ATGAATTTATCATTGGAACAAATCTTACTTTCAATCGAAAATAGTGGTTGGTTAGCCCCGGTCTTTTTTATTTTATTTCATGTTTTTCGTCAAGTTTTATTTATTCCTGTTTTGCTTGTCTGTTTAGTAGGTGGCTATTTATTTGGCATCATCCCTGGAACCATTTATTCGGTTATTGGAATGACGGCTGTTAGCTTCACATTTTATTTTGTTGTCCATGCTTTCCCAAAGCTGTTAACCGGACTTAGGAAAGTTAAAACGAGGTGGCTAGGAGAACAAACAAATTCTCTACACCTTAGCCAGTTAATGATTATTCGGTTAATGCCATTTATTCATTTTCATTTAACTTCTTTATATTTAATTGAGACAACAAAGTCAAAACAAGAATATATGAAACTTTCATTTTATACTTGTATTCCTGCTGCTTTTACGTTTACCGCGTTTGGCCATGTGATCCGTGAGTTACCACCAATTGTAGCCGTTAGTATATTAGTTGTGTTAGGACTAGTTTTTTATTTAATTGGACGAAGAGATGTCATTGGAAAGTGGAGTGAACGAGTGATGGCAAAATCATCACAATAA